From a single Cytophagales bacterium WSM2-2 genomic region:
- a CDS encoding prolyl 4-hydroxylase, which produces MNFFIRDNLADMKNISSISWQEVTTNLNEKGFAHIPGLLSPEECDLLIASYSQSIYRSVINMQRYRFGSGEYKYFSYPLPSLVQSLREQIYPQLATIANSWSQLLGLENKFPSSHSEFILHCNSHQQERPTPLILHYQKGGFNTLHQDLYGDVYFPFQVVIVLSQKGRDYEGGELIMTEQLPRAQSKANVLTPGQGDAIVFTTNFRPVKGTRGYYRSRMKHGVSEVISGERYALGIIFHDAS; this is translated from the coding sequence ATGAATTTCTTCATTCGAGACAATCTTGCAGATATGAAAAACATAAGCTCCATTTCCTGGCAGGAAGTGACTACTAATCTCAACGAAAAAGGATTTGCGCACATTCCGGGATTATTGTCTCCAGAAGAATGTGACCTGCTGATTGCTTCATACTCTCAGTCCATTTACCGCAGTGTGATCAACATGCAACGCTATCGTTTCGGTAGTGGTGAATACAAATACTTCAGCTATCCCCTACCTTCTCTGGTACAGTCGTTGCGTGAACAAATCTACCCTCAGTTGGCAACCATCGCCAATTCATGGTCGCAGTTGCTGGGGTTGGAAAATAAGTTTCCTTCTTCACACTCCGAGTTCATTTTGCATTGTAACAGTCATCAACAGGAAAGGCCTACACCTTTGATTCTGCACTATCAGAAAGGAGGATTTAATACACTTCACCAGGACTTGTACGGAGATGTCTACTTCCCTTTTCAGGTGGTAATCGTGTTGTCACAAAAAGGCCGTGACTACGAAGGCGGTGAGTTAATTATGACAGAGCAACTTCCGCGAGCACAGTCTAAAGCCAACGTACTCACTCCGGGGCAAGGTGATGCCATTGTCTTCACTACGAATTTTCGTCCGGTGAAAGGAACAAGAGGTTATTACCGGTCACGGATGAAGCATGGCGTGAGCGAAGTGATTTCAGGTGAGCGTTATGCGCTGGGCATTATTTTCCATGATGCCAGTTAA
- a CDS encoding ABC transporter permease, which translates to MLKNYLKTSFRNLWREKNKTAINILGLTIGVAASLTLFLIIRHHNSFDTYHTNRDRIYRVIVMSDGNNGKDYGNGIPNPLPEAFRSDFAEMDEVTFTSYRAGAMITIPQAAGEPKRYEESRGVTFAQPNFFKIFDRKILTGSAEKGLDDPNEAIISQAFAKKYFGKADAIGEVLEYDNIQYKVAAIMEDTPNNTDFPFEVMLSYITKKKDFESRGWHSIWSDEQCYLTLKEGTTPASVDGKMPGFVKKYLGDDNQANETFGLQPLSSIHFDNRFSNYNYNVVSKSNLITLTAVAIFLIVSACINFINLSTAEAIKRSKEVGIRKTLGSSRRQLIFQFLGEASMVTVFSVGLALILTISTLGFLNAFLDLKLSLQLTDPTIALFIFGLTLIVSVLSGLYPAIVVSGFQPASALKNKISSRNSSGFILRRGLVITQFIISQTLIIGTIVLIAQMKYFSNKDLGFRKDAIITVPVPVSEEPALKDSSKVSRMRTLRSEILRLKGVEMASLNNAAPSSGSVMGTRFTIEGNETSFETQIKAIDSGYVPLYGLKIITGKNILDYDTARGFLVNEKLAAIAGYKNPQDIVGKIIRMWGKRLPVVGVVNDFHTVSLHDQIEPTILLNRIRNYRMLAVKISPSNMQETIKEIQAKWETLYPDFIYSYEFVDESIREFYENEQRTSTLLTVFTSLAIFIGCLGLFGLASFMANQKTKEIGVRKVMGASVQSIILLFSREFVVLIAIGFVIAAPVAWYFSNQWLDQFAYKITVGPIVFVAGLAATFLVAMLTVGYRSFRAASANPVDSLKYE; encoded by the coding sequence ATGCTTAAAAACTATCTGAAGACTTCTTTCCGTAACCTCTGGCGCGAAAAAAATAAAACTGCGATCAATATTCTCGGCCTCACGATCGGTGTGGCTGCGAGTCTGACGCTTTTCCTGATCATACGGCATCACAATAGTTTTGATACCTACCACACAAATAGAGACCGGATTTATCGAGTCATCGTCATGTCAGATGGCAATAATGGAAAAGACTATGGAAATGGAATACCCAATCCATTGCCAGAAGCATTCCGCAGCGACTTTGCAGAAATGGACGAAGTGACTTTCACCTCGTACAGAGCGGGCGCGATGATTACAATTCCACAAGCTGCTGGTGAACCCAAGCGGTACGAGGAGTCGCGCGGTGTCACTTTCGCTCAACCCAATTTTTTCAAAATCTTTGATCGTAAAATTCTAACTGGGAGCGCTGAAAAAGGTCTTGATGATCCTAATGAAGCCATTATTTCACAGGCGTTTGCCAAAAAATATTTCGGCAAAGCAGATGCTATCGGTGAGGTACTGGAGTATGACAACATACAGTACAAGGTTGCCGCGATTATGGAAGACACGCCCAACAACACCGATTTTCCTTTTGAGGTCATGCTCTCCTACATCACTAAAAAGAAGGATTTTGAATCACGGGGCTGGCACAGTATCTGGAGCGATGAGCAATGCTATTTGACTTTGAAAGAAGGAACAACCCCAGCTTCAGTAGATGGCAAAATGCCTGGGTTCGTCAAAAAATACCTGGGTGATGACAACCAAGCCAATGAGACTTTCGGGCTTCAGCCACTGAGCTCCATTCACTTTGATAATCGTTTCAGCAACTACAATTATAATGTGGTTAGTAAATCGAACTTAATAACGCTTACTGCCGTGGCCATTTTCCTGATTGTCAGTGCATGCATCAATTTCATCAACCTCTCGACAGCCGAAGCGATCAAACGTTCCAAGGAAGTGGGTATTCGTAAAACGTTGGGGAGCTCACGCAGACAATTGATTTTTCAATTCTTAGGTGAAGCCTCAATGGTCACTGTTTTTTCTGTGGGGCTTGCTTTGATCCTTACCATTTCTACTCTGGGATTCCTAAATGCTTTTTTGGATCTGAAACTTTCATTGCAACTCACTGATCCAACCATAGCGCTTTTCATTTTTGGACTTACACTGATCGTTTCTGTTTTGTCAGGCTTATATCCTGCCATCGTGGTTTCCGGTTTTCAACCTGCCTCAGCTTTGAAAAATAAAATCAGCAGCAGAAATTCTTCAGGGTTCATTTTACGGAGAGGATTGGTCATCACCCAATTCATCATTTCGCAGACATTGATCATTGGTACTATTGTGCTGATTGCCCAAATGAAATACTTCAGCAATAAGGATCTTGGCTTTCGGAAGGACGCAATTATTACAGTTCCGGTGCCAGTGAGTGAGGAACCTGCGTTGAAAGATAGCTCTAAAGTAAGCCGGATGAGAACGCTCCGCAGTGAGATTCTCCGATTGAAAGGAGTCGAAATGGCTAGCTTAAATAATGCAGCACCCTCATCGGGTTCAGTCATGGGCACTCGCTTTACGATTGAAGGAAACGAAACTTCCTTTGAGACACAGATAAAAGCCATCGATAGCGGCTATGTTCCGCTGTACGGACTGAAAATCATAACTGGAAAAAATATACTGGACTATGATACCGCGCGAGGATTCCTGGTGAATGAAAAACTGGCGGCCATCGCTGGATACAAAAACCCGCAAGACATTGTAGGGAAAATAATCCGCATGTGGGGAAAGCGCCTCCCGGTGGTCGGGGTTGTTAATGATTTTCACACGGTCTCATTGCACGATCAGATTGAGCCAACCATACTCTTAAACCGTATTCGCAACTATCGAATGCTTGCAGTGAAAATTTCTCCCTCGAACATGCAGGAGACCATAAAGGAAATTCAGGCTAAGTGGGAAACCCTTTATCCTGATTTTATTTATTCTTATGAATTCGTTGATGAATCCATTCGTGAATTTTATGAGAATGAGCAACGGACATCAACGTTACTGACTGTCTTCACATCATTAGCAATCTTCATTGGTTGCCTCGGTTTGTTCGGACTGGCATCTTTTATGGCTAATCAAAAAACCAAAGAAATAGGGGTGCGTAAAGTCATGGGAGCCAGTGTACAAAGCATCATCCTGCTTTTCTCAAGAGAATTTGTTGTGCTCATCGCCATCGGATTCGTGATTGCCGCCCCGGTTGCCTGGTATTTCTCCAATCAATGGCTGGACCAGTTTGCTTACAAGATCACAGTAGGCCCCATTGTTTTTGTTGCAGGATTGGCCGCTACGTTCCTGGTCGCGATGCTCACGGTAGGCTATCGTTCATTCAGGGCCGCCTCTGCAAACCCAGTGGATTCTTTGAAGTACGAATAG